The following coding sequences are from one Macaca mulatta isolate MMU2019108-1 chromosome 7, T2T-MMU8v2.0, whole genome shotgun sequence window:
- the ZNF710 gene encoding zinc finger protein 710 isoform X2, whose translation MEGFMDSGTQTDAVVVLSLAQAAVLGLVSENELFGATISAEAFYPDLGPELSGAAVGEPGPPGPEVYQLACNGRALEEPAEEEVLEVEAAFEKHTRRKTRPPVRLVPKVKFEKVEEEEQEVYEVSVPGDDKEAGPAEAPAEAASGGCEALVQSSAVKMIDLSAFSRKPRTLRHLPRTPRPELDVASYDPHFPAPAPARDGFPEPSMALPGPEALPTECGFEPPHLAPLSDPEAPSMESPEPVKPEQGFVWQEAGEFEADVAGSTVERHKKAQLDRLDINVQIDDSYLVEAGDRQKRWQCRMCEKSYTSKYNLVTHILGHNGIKPHSCPHCSKLFKQPSHLQTHLLTHQGTRPHKCQVCHKAFTQTSHLKRHMLLHSEVKPYSCHFCGRGFAYPSELKAHEVKHESGRCHVCVECGLDFSTLTQLKRHLASHQGPTLYQCLECDKSFHYRSQLQNHMLKHQNVRPFVCTECGMEFSQIHHLKQHSLTHKGVKEFKCEVCGREFTLQANMKRHMLIHTSVRPYQCHICFKTFVQKQTLKTHMIVHSPVKPFKCKVCGKSFNRMYNLLGHMHLHAGSKPFKCPYCSSKFNLKGNLSRHMKVKHGVMDIGLDSQDPMMELTGTDPSELDGQQEMEDFEENAYSYASVDSSAEASVLTEQAMKEMAYYNVL comes from the exons ATGGAGGGCTTCATGGACTCAGGGACACAGACGGACGCTGTGGTGGTGCTGTCCTTGGCTCAGGCTGCCGTGCTTGGCCTGGTCTCCGAAAATGAGCTCTTTGGAGCTACCATAAGCGCTGAGGCCTTCTACCCGGACCTGGGGCCCGAGCTTTCTGGAGCAGCCGTGGGAGAGCCCGGGCCACCAGGCCCCGAGGTCTACCAGCTGGCCTGCAACGGGAGGGCCTTGGAGGAGCCGGCAGAGGAGGAGGTGCTGGAGGTGGAGGCAGCCTTCGAGAAGCACACCCGGCGGAAGACGCGGCCACCTGTGCGGCTGGTGCCCAAGGTCAAGTTtgagaaggtggaggaggaggagcaagaggTCTATGAGGTTTCTGTGCCGGGTGACGACAAGGAAGCAGGGCCAGCAGAAGCCCCCGCCGAGGCAGCCAGTGGCGGCTGCGAGGCCCTGGTGCAAAGCAGCGCCGTCAAGATGATTGACCTCAGCGCCTTCAGCCGCAAGCCCCGGACGCTCCGGCATCTGCCCCGAACCCCGAGACCGGAGCTGGACGTGGCCTCGTATGACCCTCACttcccggccccggccccggcccggGATGGCTTCCCCGAGCCCAGCATGGCGCTGCCTGGGCCAGAGGCCTTGCCCACAGAGTGTGGGTtcgagccaccccacctggccccgCTGAGTGACCCCGAGGCCCCCAGCATGGAGTCCCCGGAGCCTGTCAAGCCGGAACAGGGCTTCGTGTGGCAGGAGGCCGGCGAGTTCGAGGCTGACGTGGCGGGTTCGACCGTGGAACGCCACAAGAAGGCCCAGCTGGATCGGCTGGACATCAACGTGCAGATCGACGACTCCTACCTGGTGGAGGCGGGCGACCGCCAGAAGCGCTGGCAGTGCCGCATGTGCGAGAAGTCCTACACGTCCAAGTACAACCTGGTGACGCACATCCTGGGCCACAACGGCATCAAGCCACACTCGTGCCCACACTGCAGCAAGCTCTTCAAGCAGCCCAGCCACCTGCAGACGCACCTGCTGACGCACCAGGGCACCCGGCCCCACAAGTGCCAGGTATGCCACAAGGCCTTCACGCAGACCAGCCACCTCAAGCGCCACATGCTGCTGCACTCGGAGGTCAAGCCCTACAGCTGCCACTTCTGTGGCCGCGGTTTCGCCTACCCCAGCGAGCTCAAGGCCCACGAAGTGAAGCACGAGAGTGGCCGCTGCCACGTCTGCGTCGAGTGCGGCCTGGACTTCTCCACCCTGACCCAGCTCAAGCGCCACCTGGCCTCTCATCAGGGCCCCACCCTCTACCAGTGCCTCGAGTGTGACAAGTCCTTCCACTACCGCAGCCAGTTGCAGAACCACATGCTCAAGCACCAGAACGTGCGGCCCTTCGTGTGCACTGAATGCGGCATGGAGTTCAGCCAGATCCACCACCTCAAGCAGCACTCCCTCACCCACAAG ggCGTGAAGGAGTTCAAGTGCGAGGTGTGTGGCCGGGAGTTCACCCTACAGGCAAACATGAAGCGGCACATGCTGATCCACACCAGCGTCCGGCCCTACCAGTGCCACATCTGCTTCAAGACCTTTGTGCAGAAGCAGACCCTCAAGACCCACATGATTGTACACTCGCCCGTGAAGCCATTCAAATGCAAG GTGTGCGGGAAGTCCTTCAACCGCATGTACAACCTGCTGGGTCACATGCACCTGCACGCGGGCAGCAAGCCCTTCAAGTGCCCCTACTGCTCCAGCAAGTTTAATCTCAAGGGCAACCTGAGCCGGCACATGAAGGTCAAGCATGGCGTCATGGACATCGGCCTGGACAGCCAAG
- the ZNF710 gene encoding zinc finger protein 710 isoform X3, producing the protein MAQAGDALLASRRGMEGFMDSGTQTDAVVVLSLAQAAVLGLVSENELFGATISAEAFYPDLGPELSGAAVGEPGPPGPEVYQLACNGRALEEPAEEEVLEVEAAFEKHTRRKTRPPVRLVPKVKFEKVEEEEQEVYEVSVPGDDKEAGPAEAPAEAASGGCEALVQSSAVKMIDLSAFSRKPRTLRHLPRTPRPELDVASYDPHFPAPAPARDGFPEPSMALPGPEALPTECGFEPPHLAPLSDPEAPSMESPEPVKPEQGFVWQEAGEFEADVAGSTVERHKKAQLDRLDINVQIDDSYLVEAGDRQKRWQCRMCEKSYTSKYNLVTHILGHNGIKPHSCPHCSKLFKQPSHLQTHLLTHQGTRPHKCQVCHKAFTQTSHLKRHMLLHSEVKPYSCHFCGRGFAYPSELKAHEVKHESGRCHVCVECGLDFSTLTQLKRHLASHQGPTLYQCLECDKSFHYRSQLQNHMLKHQNVRPFVCTECGMEFSQIHHLKQHSLTHKGVKEFKCEVCGREFTLQANMKRHMLIHTSVRPYQCHICFKTFVQKQTLKTHMIVHSPVKPFKCKVCGKSFNRMYNLLGHMHLHAGSKPFKCPYCSSKFNLKGNLSRHMKVKHGVMDIGLDSQDPMMELTGTDPSELDGQQEMEDFEENAYSYASVDSSAEASVLTEQAMKEMAYYNVL; encoded by the exons ATGGCCCAGGCAGG CGATGCCCTCCTAGCTAGCCGTCGCGGGATGGAGGGCTTCATGGACTCAGGGACACAGACGGACGCTGTGGTGGTGCTGTCCTTGGCTCAGGCTGCCGTGCTTGGCCTGGTCTCCGAAAATGAGCTCTTTGGAGCTACCATAAGCGCTGAGGCCTTCTACCCGGACCTGGGGCCCGAGCTTTCTGGAGCAGCCGTGGGAGAGCCCGGGCCACCAGGCCCCGAGGTCTACCAGCTGGCCTGCAACGGGAGGGCCTTGGAGGAGCCGGCAGAGGAGGAGGTGCTGGAGGTGGAGGCAGCCTTCGAGAAGCACACCCGGCGGAAGACGCGGCCACCTGTGCGGCTGGTGCCCAAGGTCAAGTTtgagaaggtggaggaggaggagcaagaggTCTATGAGGTTTCTGTGCCGGGTGACGACAAGGAAGCAGGGCCAGCAGAAGCCCCCGCCGAGGCAGCCAGTGGCGGCTGCGAGGCCCTGGTGCAAAGCAGCGCCGTCAAGATGATTGACCTCAGCGCCTTCAGCCGCAAGCCCCGGACGCTCCGGCATCTGCCCCGAACCCCGAGACCGGAGCTGGACGTGGCCTCGTATGACCCTCACttcccggccccggccccggcccggGATGGCTTCCCCGAGCCCAGCATGGCGCTGCCTGGGCCAGAGGCCTTGCCCACAGAGTGTGGGTtcgagccaccccacctggccccgCTGAGTGACCCCGAGGCCCCCAGCATGGAGTCCCCGGAGCCTGTCAAGCCGGAACAGGGCTTCGTGTGGCAGGAGGCCGGCGAGTTCGAGGCTGACGTGGCGGGTTCGACCGTGGAACGCCACAAGAAGGCCCAGCTGGATCGGCTGGACATCAACGTGCAGATCGACGACTCCTACCTGGTGGAGGCGGGCGACCGCCAGAAGCGCTGGCAGTGCCGCATGTGCGAGAAGTCCTACACGTCCAAGTACAACCTGGTGACGCACATCCTGGGCCACAACGGCATCAAGCCACACTCGTGCCCACACTGCAGCAAGCTCTTCAAGCAGCCCAGCCACCTGCAGACGCACCTGCTGACGCACCAGGGCACCCGGCCCCACAAGTGCCAGGTATGCCACAAGGCCTTCACGCAGACCAGCCACCTCAAGCGCCACATGCTGCTGCACTCGGAGGTCAAGCCCTACAGCTGCCACTTCTGTGGCCGCGGTTTCGCCTACCCCAGCGAGCTCAAGGCCCACGAAGTGAAGCACGAGAGTGGCCGCTGCCACGTCTGCGTCGAGTGCGGCCTGGACTTCTCCACCCTGACCCAGCTCAAGCGCCACCTGGCCTCTCATCAGGGCCCCACCCTCTACCAGTGCCTCGAGTGTGACAAGTCCTTCCACTACCGCAGCCAGTTGCAGAACCACATGCTCAAGCACCAGAACGTGCGGCCCTTCGTGTGCACTGAATGCGGCATGGAGTTCAGCCAGATCCACCACCTCAAGCAGCACTCCCTCACCCACAAG ggCGTGAAGGAGTTCAAGTGCGAGGTGTGTGGCCGGGAGTTCACCCTACAGGCAAACATGAAGCGGCACATGCTGATCCACACCAGCGTCCGGCCCTACCAGTGCCACATCTGCTTCAAGACCTTTGTGCAGAAGCAGACCCTCAAGACCCACATGATTGTACACTCGCCCGTGAAGCCATTCAAATGCAAG GTGTGCGGGAAGTCCTTCAACCGCATGTACAACCTGCTGGGTCACATGCACCTGCACGCGGGCAGCAAGCCCTTCAAGTGCCCCTACTGCTCCAGCAAGTTTAATCTCAAGGGCAACCTGAGCCGGCACATGAAGGTCAAGCATGGCGTCATGGACATCGGCCTGGACAGCCAAG